The Aggregatilinea lenta genome includes a region encoding these proteins:
- the rplM gene encoding 50S ribosomal protein L13 has protein sequence MKTYTPTPDDIQREWYVVDAKDKTLGRLATEVARILRGKHKPIFAPHMDTGDFVIIINCEKIRVTGDKLDSKLYYRHSGYPGGIKSVTLRQQLNKFPDRVLQEAVRGMLPKNKLGRAMIKKLKIYAGDKHPHQAQQPKVLDL, from the coding sequence CGCGAGTGGTACGTGGTGGATGCCAAGGACAAAACTCTCGGGCGTCTCGCCACCGAGGTTGCACGGATTCTGCGCGGGAAACACAAGCCGATCTTTGCACCTCACATGGACACGGGCGATTTCGTGATCATCATCAACTGCGAGAAGATCCGGGTGACTGGCGACAAACTGGATTCCAAACTCTACTACCGGCACTCAGGTTATCCCGGTGGGATCAAGTCTGTCACGCTGCGCCAGCAGTTGAACAAGTTCCCGGACCGCGTCCTTCAGGAAGCGGTGCGCGGTATGCTGCCCAAGAACAAGCTGGGCCGTGCGATGATCAAGAAGCTCAAGATCTATGCGGGCGACAAGCACCCACACCAGGCTCAGCAACCGAAGGTGCTCGACCTTTAA
- the rpsI gene encoding 30S ribosomal protein S9, with amino-acid sequence MANQYYEGIGRRKRSTARVRLWTGGDGSIVINDKPGEDFLSREGDLHLATAPLRAVAQEAAYNVTVKVNGGGVTGQRDAIQLGIARALVEIEPEWRSTLRQADFMSRDPRIKERKKPGLKRARKAPTYTKR; translated from the coding sequence ATGGCGAATCAGTATTATGAAGGCATTGGACGGCGCAAGCGTTCGACGGCGCGCGTCCGGCTGTGGACCGGTGGCGACGGCAGCATCGTGATCAACGATAAGCCGGGTGAAGATTTCCTGTCGCGCGAAGGTGACCTGCATTTGGCGACCGCGCCCCTGCGCGCCGTGGCCCAGGAAGCAGCCTACAACGTGACCGTGAAAGTCAACGGCGGCGGTGTGACCGGCCAGCGTGACGCGATCCAGCTCGGTATCGCGCGCGCCCTGGTCGAGATTGAGCCGGAATGGCGCTCCACGCTGCGTCAGGCCGATTTCATGTCGCGCGATCCGCGTATCAAGGAACGCAAGAAGCCCGGTCTCAAGCGCGCGCGTAAGGCCCCGACCTACACCAAGCGTTAA
- the mazG gene encoding nucleoside triphosphate pyrophosphohydrolase, with the protein MPHQLDMRQAEQALAALDLDALNGLQLLDAARFAGQHHPPLNPDVPALVLNVMGDDLALIRHILLNQYPDMHEVSVISFSDGGESTVDPIALCTLQADSTCWGSGVLYVPALPEPGSFERFQETIAHLRAPEGCPWDRKQTHSSLRPFLLEETYEVLDALDAGDIDGLREELGDLLLQIVLHSQIAVEAGEFHMADVIATVNEKLIRRHPHVWGTVDVNDDEDVKVNWDKLKQAEKAETRDSRLDGVPKAQPALLQAYSYQTRAARVKFDWDTIEPVIAKIHEEIDELATAQTDDERAAEAGDLLFATVNWLRWLDIDPESALRGANNRFYQRFHYIEQEAAARGVEVDTLSFEDMDALWEAAKSNGL; encoded by the coding sequence ATGCCTCATCAGTTGGATATGCGCCAGGCCGAACAGGCGCTGGCTGCACTTGATCTGGACGCGCTGAACGGTCTGCAACTGCTGGACGCGGCGCGCTTCGCCGGGCAGCATCACCCGCCACTCAACCCCGATGTGCCCGCGCTGGTGCTGAATGTCATGGGCGACGATCTGGCCCTTATCCGGCATATCCTGCTCAACCAGTATCCCGATATGCACGAAGTGTCGGTGATCTCTTTCAGCGATGGCGGCGAATCCACCGTGGACCCGATCGCGCTGTGCACCCTGCAAGCGGATAGCACGTGCTGGGGGTCGGGGGTGCTGTACGTGCCCGCACTGCCGGAGCCGGGCAGCTTTGAGCGTTTCCAGGAGACCATCGCGCACCTGCGCGCGCCGGAAGGCTGCCCCTGGGACCGCAAGCAAACGCACAGCTCGCTGCGCCCGTTCCTGCTCGAAGAGACGTACGAGGTGCTCGACGCACTCGATGCGGGCGACATTGATGGTCTGCGCGAGGAGCTGGGCGACTTGCTGCTGCAAATCGTGCTGCACAGCCAGATCGCGGTCGAGGCGGGCGAGTTCCACATGGCCGACGTGATCGCCACGGTAAACGAAAAGCTGATTCGCCGCCATCCGCACGTATGGGGCACGGTGGACGTCAACGACGACGAAGACGTGAAGGTCAACTGGGACAAGCTAAAGCAGGCGGAGAAAGCTGAAACGCGCGATTCGCGGTTGGACGGTGTACCGAAGGCGCAGCCCGCGCTCTTGCAGGCGTACAGCTACCAGACCCGTGCGGCGCGCGTGAAATTCGACTGGGATACGATCGAACCGGTGATCGCCAAGATCCACGAAGAGATCGACGAGCTGGCGACGGCCCAGACGGACGACGAGCGCGCGGCAGAGGCGGGCGATCTGCTGTTCGCCACGGTCAACTGGCTGCGCTGGCTGGACATTGATCCCGAATCCGCGCTGCGCGGCGCGAACAACCGCTTTTACCAGCGCTTCCATTACATCGAGCAGGAAGCGGCGGCACGCGGCGTCGAGGTGGATACGCTGTCGTTCGAGGATATGGACGCCCTGTGGGAAGCCGCCAAGTCTAACGGGCTTTAG
- a CDS encoding CDP-alcohol phosphatidyltransferase family protein yields MSTEKPAPRFNTLSDRARYYTSGLTSRLGHALWHMGIHPDWLTAAGLAIVALAGLVASQGHFFWAGIIVILGSPLDALDGAVARAMQRKGRFGAFFDSTLDRYADGFLFMGLAYYFSEHGNQTGVLLSILALLGSVMVSYTRARAEGLDLDCKIGLFTRMERIAVLLIMLLTGWVIPGLWIMVIGTHVTVLQRMVYVYQQLKERESAL; encoded by the coding sequence ATGTCAACCGAAAAACCGGCACCTCGCTTCAATACGCTCTCTGATCGCGCGCGCTACTATACGTCGGGCCTGACGTCGCGGCTGGGCCACGCGCTGTGGCATATGGGGATTCATCCCGACTGGCTGACCGCCGCCGGGCTGGCGATCGTCGCGTTGGCTGGGCTGGTCGCCTCGCAGGGACATTTCTTTTGGGCGGGGATTATCGTGATTCTCGGCTCGCCGCTGGACGCGCTGGACGGCGCAGTCGCGCGGGCGATGCAGCGTAAGGGCCGGTTTGGCGCGTTCTTCGACTCCACGTTGGACCGCTACGCGGACGGCTTCCTGTTCATGGGGCTGGCTTACTATTTCAGCGAACACGGCAACCAGACCGGCGTGCTGCTCAGCATCCTGGCGCTGCTCGGCTCGGTGATGGTCAGTTACACCCGCGCCCGCGCTGAAGGGCTGGACCTCGACTGCAAGATCGGCCTGTTCACGCGCATGGAACGCATCGCGGTGCTGCTGATCATGCTGCTGACCGGGTGGGTGATTCCTGGCCTGTGGATCATGGTCATTGGCACGCACGTCACCGTGCTGCAGCGCATGGTGTACGTCTACCAGCAGCTCAAGGAGCGGGAGAGCGCCTTATGA
- the lgt gene encoding prolipoprotein diacylglyceryl transferase, whose protein sequence is MNIDQRGFEIGPFDIFGITLHPTFHWYGLIIVAGIALAALLAAWMAKRDDKDPDVVWDALIWVVILGVVFARAWHVLFPSISMVESGRDTGWYLSHFFDLNEGPLVIWSGGLSIFGAVIGGVLGVLLYTWRHKLDILSWLDIGAVAVPLGQAIGRWGNYVNQELYGKPTDLPWGIKIDNPPLEYSEATRFHPLFLYESLWNLLTVGVLLTVWLKFRHRLKQGDILLMYLVMYPTVRALLEFLRIEVAMSGGINVSQVFSALVAVVAALALIVRHRHNIARRLRGDAPAETPAPAPKNS, encoded by the coding sequence ATGAATATCGACCAGCGCGGATTCGAAATCGGCCCATTCGACATTTTTGGAATCACGCTGCACCCGACCTTTCACTGGTACGGGCTGATCATCGTGGCGGGCATCGCGCTGGCGGCGCTGCTGGCGGCGTGGATGGCCAAGCGCGACGACAAGGATCCGGACGTCGTCTGGGACGCGCTGATCTGGGTGGTGATTCTGGGCGTCGTGTTTGCGCGGGCGTGGCACGTGCTGTTCCCGTCGATCTCGATGGTCGAGTCGGGACGCGACACGGGCTGGTACCTGAGCCACTTCTTCGACCTCAATGAAGGCCCGCTGGTGATCTGGAGCGGGGGCCTGTCGATCTTCGGGGCGGTCATTGGCGGCGTGCTGGGCGTGTTGCTCTACACGTGGCGGCACAAGCTCGACATCCTCTCGTGGCTGGATATCGGCGCGGTGGCCGTGCCGCTGGGGCAGGCCATCGGGCGCTGGGGGAACTACGTCAACCAGGAGCTGTACGGCAAGCCGACCGATCTGCCGTGGGGTATCAAGATCGATAACCCGCCGCTGGAATACTCTGAAGCCACGCGCTTCCACCCGCTGTTTCTGTACGAATCGCTGTGGAACCTGCTCACGGTCGGCGTGCTGCTGACGGTGTGGCTCAAGTTCCGCCACCGCCTGAAGCAGGGCGACATCCTGCTGATGTACCTCGTGATGTATCCTACCGTGCGCGCGCTGCTCGAATTCCTGCGCATCGAGGTGGCGATGTCCGGCGGGATCAACGTGTCGCAGGTGTTCAGCGCACTGGTGGCTGTGGTCGCGGCGCTGGCGCTGATCGTGCGACACCGGCACAACATCGCGCGGCGGCTGCGCGGCGATGCGCCCGCTGAGACGCCTGCGCCTGCGCCGAAAAATTCGTGA
- a CDS encoding ABC transporter ATP-binding protein — protein sequence MIETHELTKRFGEFLAVDRVTLSVEAGAIFAILGPNGAGKTTTVRMLTSILQPTSGWARVAGYDVTQDPLKVRSVVGVLTEQHGLYERMKGIEYLDFFAQVYHLPDDVRRQRPYELMQYFGLGDALDKRLGAYSKGMKQKLALVRAMLHDPSVLLLDEPTSAMDPQSAKLVRDAIKELRREERTVAITTHNLAEAQTLADRIGVMRRGRIIANGTFRELSQRFAGLPLIEARLDRPLNGTISELHDVIDVTEQGDTWLRYRTPRPEADNPAVVRCLTGLGLGLVSLSEVSRSLEDVYLQIVHEDEGHEHDAQSD from the coding sequence ATGATTGAAACACACGAGTTGACCAAGCGCTTCGGGGAGTTCCTCGCCGTGGATCGCGTCACCCTCTCGGTGGAGGCGGGCGCGATTTTTGCGATCCTGGGGCCGAATGGCGCGGGCAAAACCACGACCGTGCGTATGCTGACCTCGATCCTCCAGCCGACCTCCGGCTGGGCGCGCGTTGCGGGCTATGACGTGACGCAGGACCCGCTCAAGGTGCGCTCGGTCGTCGGCGTGCTCACCGAGCAGCACGGCCTTTACGAGCGCATGAAGGGCATCGAATACCTCGACTTCTTCGCACAGGTGTATCACCTGCCGGACGACGTGCGCCGCCAGCGTCCCTACGAGTTGATGCAGTATTTCGGCCTCGGTGATGCGCTCGACAAGCGCCTGGGGGCCTATTCGAAGGGCATGAAGCAGAAGCTCGCACTGGTGCGCGCCATGCTGCACGATCCGTCGGTGCTGCTGCTCGACGAGCCAACCTCCGCGATGGACCCGCAGAGCGCCAAGCTGGTCCGTGACGCGATCAAAGAGCTGCGCCGCGAGGAGCGCACCGTCGCCATCACGACGCACAACCTGGCCGAGGCGCAGACTCTGGCCGACCGCATCGGCGTGATGCGGCGCGGACGGATCATCGCCAACGGCACGTTCCGCGAGCTGTCGCAGCGTTTCGCCGGGCTGCCGCTGATAGAGGCGCGCCTCGACCGCCCGCTGAACGGCACGATTAGTGAGTTACACGATGTGATCGACGTCACGGAGCAGGGCGACACGTGGCTGCGCTACCGCACGCCGCGGCCCGAAGCGGATAACCCCGCCGTGGTGCGCTGCCTGACCGGCCTGGGGTTGGGCCTGGTCTCGCTCAGCGAGGTCAGCCGCTCGCTCGAAGATGTCTATTTGCAGATCGTTCACGAAGACGAAGGGCACGAGCACGATGCTCAAAGCGACTGA
- a CDS encoding stage II sporulation protein M, translating to MLKATDSAAFAGTPPVEPRDAVRHTLSNAMIVTRREVRDSFRDWRIVTPIFLLTLVFPLLANVMTNAFVSFFVEHGADPLLPSLLPLMPMIVGFFPVSISLVIALETFVGEKERQSLEPLLSTPLTNTELYLGKAFAAMLPPLLASYVGLVVYIGGLMLGSQQWRPPAILVLQILVLTTVQALVMVTGAVVVSSQTTSTRAANLLASFIIIPVSLLVMAESVIMVQPYRRFLLWYISIGLLVVVVLLVRMGARIFNREELLGRSLDQINIRHGLRVFWTQLKGVEGRFTLPRWYRESVFPAAARLKDSAAVVALCLVAALILGAVIGAHWRLPLDQTQTYDQTMAENMQRFFDLGQGSPHLIVAVVMQNVRVLVLGTVLAAFTFGAAPLLLVMLPFGIIGYLAAQVVGTQIDPLIILAGVVPHGVFEVPAILLAGAAALRLGSILTKPPRGVTASDAWLCALSDAVKLGVGVVLPLLIVAAIVEVTVTPHVIEYVLK from the coding sequence ATGCTCAAAGCGACTGACTCCGCCGCGTTTGCCGGAACGCCGCCCGTCGAGCCGCGCGACGCCGTGCGCCACACGCTGTCCAACGCGATGATCGTCACGCGGCGCGAAGTGCGCGACAGCTTCCGCGACTGGCGCATCGTCACGCCGATCTTCCTGCTGACGCTGGTCTTCCCGCTGTTAGCGAACGTGATGACCAACGCCTTCGTCAGCTTCTTCGTCGAGCACGGGGCGGACCCACTGCTGCCGTCATTGCTGCCGCTGATGCCGATGATCGTCGGCTTCTTCCCGGTGTCGATCTCGTTGGTGATCGCGCTGGAAACGTTCGTTGGAGAGAAGGAGCGGCAGAGCCTGGAGCCGCTGCTCTCGACCCCGCTGACCAACACCGAGTTGTACCTGGGGAAGGCGTTCGCGGCGATGCTGCCGCCGCTGCTGGCCAGCTACGTAGGGCTGGTGGTATACATCGGCGGGCTGATGCTGGGGTCGCAGCAGTGGCGTCCGCCCGCGATCCTCGTACTGCAGATCCTGGTACTGACGACCGTGCAGGCGCTGGTGATGGTCACCGGCGCGGTGGTCGTGTCCAGCCAGACCACGTCCACCCGCGCGGCGAACCTGCTGGCGAGCTTCATCATCATCCCGGTGTCGCTGCTGGTCATGGCCGAAAGCGTGATCATGGTGCAGCCCTACCGCCGTTTCCTTCTGTGGTATATCTCGATCGGCTTGCTGGTGGTGGTCGTGTTGCTGGTGCGCATGGGCGCGCGCATCTTCAACCGCGAAGAGCTGCTGGGACGCTCGCTGGACCAGATCAACATCCGGCACGGCTTGCGCGTGTTCTGGACGCAGCTCAAGGGCGTCGAGGGGCGCTTCACGCTGCCGCGCTGGTATCGCGAGAGCGTGTTTCCGGCGGCGGCGCGCCTGAAGGACAGCGCCGCGGTCGTGGCGCTGTGCCTCGTCGCGGCATTGATCCTCGGTGCGGTCATCGGCGCACACTGGCGGCTGCCGCTCGACCAGACGCAGACTTACGACCAGACGATGGCGGAGAACATGCAGCGCTTCTTCGACCTGGGGCAGGGCAGCCCGCACCTGATCGTGGCCGTGGTCATGCAGAACGTGCGTGTGCTGGTACTGGGGACCGTGCTGGCGGCGTTTACCTTCGGCGCGGCACCGCTGCTGCTGGTGATGCTGCCCTTTGGTATCATCGGTTATCTGGCCGCACAGGTGGTTGGCACGCAGATCGACCCGCTGATCATCCTGGCGGGCGTGGTGCCGCACGGCGTATTCGAGGTTCCGGCGATATTGTTGGCTGGCGCGGCGGCGCTGCGGCTGGGCAGCATCCTCACCAAGCCGCCGCGCGGGGTGACAGCCAGCGATGCCTGGCTGTGCGCTCTGTCGGACGCGGTGAAACTCGGCGTGGGTGTGGTGCTGCCGCTGCTGATCGTCGCGGCGATCGTCGAGGTGACCGTCACGCCGCACGTGATCGAGTATGTGCTGAAATAG
- a CDS encoding MBL fold metallo-hydrolase: MARLIVLGSAAAVSDAAHDNTHFVLQGDHGSVVLVDCGSNPLVRLKQCDLLHDDLTDVILTHFHPDHVGSLPLMLMQLWLLGRKNPLHIYGLPHCIRGVENMMAGFEWESWPEFFLVAFHRVPERDGVLLLDNDDFRIISWPTRHFLPTIGFRVEVKTSGKTIGYSCDTEPVPAITALAQDVDLLLHEASGEGAGHSSAAQAGQVASEANAKRLELIHYTVSDHLDTAALAAEARTTFAGPIGVAQDFAVYEI; the protein is encoded by the coding sequence ATGGCGCGTCTCATCGTTTTGGGATCGGCGGCGGCTGTTTCTGATGCGGCGCACGATAATACGCATTTCGTGCTGCAAGGCGACCACGGCAGCGTCGTGCTGGTGGACTGCGGCTCAAACCCATTGGTCCGGCTTAAGCAGTGCGACCTGCTGCACGATGACCTGACCGACGTCATCCTCACGCACTTCCACCCCGACCACGTAGGCAGCCTGCCTCTGATGCTCATGCAGTTGTGGCTGTTGGGCCGCAAGAATCCCCTCCACATCTACGGCCTGCCTCACTGTATTCGCGGCGTTGAAAATATGATGGCCGGTTTTGAGTGGGAAAGCTGGCCGGAGTTCTTTCTGGTTGCGTTCCATCGCGTGCCGGAACGCGACGGTGTGCTGCTGCTCGATAACGACGATTTCCGCATCATCTCGTGGCCGACACGCCACTTCCTGCCCACGATTGGTTTCCGCGTGGAGGTCAAGACGTCGGGTAAAACGATCGGTTATTCGTGCGACACCGAACCTGTGCCCGCGATCACCGCGCTGGCGCAGGACGTCGATCTGTTGCTGCACGAAGCATCGGGTGAAGGGGCGGGGCATTCCAGCGCGGCCCAGGCGGGACAGGTTGCCTCGGAGGCGAACGCCAAACGCCTGGAGCTGATCCACTACACCGTGTCCGACCACCTCGACACCGCTGCGCTCGCGGCGGAAGCGCGCACCACGTTCGCCGGTCCCATCGGCGTCGCGCAGGACTTCGCTGTGTACGAGATCTAG
- a CDS encoding Hsp20/alpha crystallin family protein has product MAQRWVIVRHVSAWYPPTDVYEQGDYLVVVVEVAGMRDSDFSVVLHGDQLVISGTRQRMNAGSDCAYHQLEIPFGEFRTEVTLPWPVARDDVTATYRDGLLRIEIPRVRTQHIQIVNVEPEDADSAGDPVDPEQRTEQ; this is encoded by the coding sequence ATGGCTCAACGTTGGGTGATTGTGCGCCACGTATCGGCCTGGTATCCCCCGACCGACGTCTACGAGCAGGGCGACTATCTGGTCGTCGTGGTCGAGGTGGCGGGGATGCGCGATAGCGATTTTAGCGTCGTGCTGCACGGCGATCAGCTCGTGATCAGCGGCACGCGCCAGCGGATGAACGCCGGCAGCGATTGCGCCTATCACCAGCTTGAAATCCCATTTGGCGAATTTCGCACCGAAGTGACACTACCGTGGCCCGTTGCGCGCGACGATGTGACGGCTACTTACCGTGATGGCTTGCTGCGCATCGAGATACCTCGCGTTCGTACGCAGCACATCCAGATCGTCAACGTCGAACCTGAAGACGCCGACAGCGCCGGTGACCCGGTTGATCCTGAACAGCGAACGGAACAGTAA
- the lon gene encoding endopeptidase La, translating to MQDIEVHLPGELPILPLRGLVVYPQTTIPLNVGQPRSIRLVDEAVGGDRLVGLVASKDADLETPGPDDIYEYGTLAQIHRLFRAPDGTIRLLVQGVSRIRVTEFSATEPYLRASVELEPEEVEESLEVQALMRSVVELFGRMADLAPSIPNELLNAALSVEDPLQLVYALATYTRLDLDDQQKLLRLDSTLEKLRMLMGVLTKELEVLELGHKIQTEAQSEMEKMQREYFLREQLKAIQRELGEGDEQLVEVEEFRRKIEEAHMPEEAEREARRELDRLQRLPTAAAEYGVIRTYLDWLVNLPWKQRTDDNLDIAHAREVLEEDHYGLKDVKARILEYLAVRKLRQERADEREQRPQTDLVRREREGAILCFVGPPGVGKTSLGISIARAMGRKFTRLSLGGVRDEAEIRGFRRTYIGALPGRMIQTLRRVESRNPVIMLDEVDKLGRDFRGDPASALLEVLDPEQNNEFRDHYLDVPFDLSEVMFITTANTLETIPEPLLDRMEIIALSGYTEREKVQIAKQYLVPRQIRENGLRPNELTFTDDALMKLVRDYTREAGVRGLEREIGRVARKIVTRIAEGSEDHAEIDASAVSELLDHPRFHYQNEIAERTSETPGVAVGLSVTAAGGDILFIEAAQMPGSKGFQYTGQLGQVMQESARAAFSYVRSKAKDLGLPDDYFEHRDVHLHVPAGAIPKDGPSAGVTMATALASLFTGRPVRGNVAMTGEITLRGQVMPVGGIKDKVLAAHRAGLDTVILPRHNEVDLDDVPEDVRQSMTFIPVDSVDKALDAALVSPDQAVPDAQPEAEHEVPVREV from the coding sequence ATGCAGGACATCGAAGTGCACCTGCCGGGCGAACTGCCGATTCTGCCACTGCGCGGGTTGGTGGTCTATCCGCAGACGACGATCCCGCTCAACGTTGGCCAGCCGCGCTCGATCCGGCTGGTGGATGAAGCGGTCGGCGGTGATCGTCTGGTCGGTCTGGTCGCGTCGAAGGACGCCGACCTGGAAACGCCCGGCCCCGACGACATTTACGAATACGGCACCCTGGCGCAGATTCACCGCCTGTTCCGTGCGCCCGACGGCACGATCCGGCTGCTGGTGCAGGGCGTCTCGCGTATCCGCGTGACCGAGTTCAGCGCAACCGAGCCGTACCTGCGCGCCAGTGTCGAGCTGGAGCCGGAAGAGGTCGAGGAATCGCTCGAAGTGCAGGCGCTGATGCGCAGCGTGGTCGAGTTGTTCGGGCGCATGGCGGACCTCGCGCCGAGCATTCCCAACGAGCTGCTGAACGCCGCGCTGAGCGTGGAGGATCCGCTCCAGCTCGTGTATGCGCTGGCGACCTATACGCGCCTGGATCTCGATGACCAGCAGAAGCTGCTGCGCCTCGACTCGACCCTGGAAAAGCTCCGCATGTTGATGGGCGTGCTGACCAAGGAACTGGAAGTGCTCGAACTGGGGCACAAGATCCAGACCGAAGCGCAGTCCGAGATGGAAAAGATGCAGCGCGAGTACTTCCTGCGTGAGCAGCTCAAGGCCATCCAGCGCGAGCTGGGCGAGGGCGACGAGCAGCTTGTCGAGGTGGAGGAATTTCGCCGCAAGATCGAAGAAGCGCATATGCCCGAAGAGGCCGAGCGCGAGGCGCGCCGCGAATTGGACCGGCTCCAGCGGTTGCCCACCGCCGCCGCCGAATACGGCGTGATCCGCACCTACCTGGACTGGCTGGTCAATCTGCCGTGGAAGCAGCGCACCGACGACAACCTCGACATCGCGCACGCGCGCGAAGTGCTCGAAGAGGACCACTACGGACTGAAAGACGTCAAGGCGCGCATCCTTGAGTACCTGGCCGTGCGTAAGCTGCGCCAGGAACGCGCCGATGAACGCGAGCAGCGTCCGCAGACTGACCTCGTGCGCCGGGAGCGCGAGGGCGCGATTCTCTGCTTCGTGGGACCGCCCGGCGTGGGCAAGACTTCCCTGGGTATCTCGATTGCGCGGGCGATGGGCCGCAAGTTCACGCGGCTGAGCCTGGGCGGCGTGCGCGACGAGGCCGAGATTCGCGGCTTCCGGCGCACGTACATCGGCGCGCTGCCGGGCCGCATGATCCAGACCCTGCGCCGCGTGGAGAGCCGCAACCCGGTGATCATGCTCGACGAGGTCGACAAGCTGGGGCGCGACTTCCGGGGCGACCCTGCCTCGGCGCTGCTGGAAGTGCTCGACCCGGAGCAGAACAACGAGTTCCGCGATCACTACCTGGATGTGCCGTTCGATCTGTCGGAAGTGATGTTCATCACCACGGCCAACACGCTGGAGACGATTCCCGAACCGCTGCTCGACCGCATGGAGATCATCGCGCTGAGCGGTTACACCGAGCGTGAAAAGGTGCAGATCGCCAAGCAGTACCTCGTGCCGCGCCAGATCCGCGAAAATGGTCTGCGCCCCAACGAACTGACCTTCACCGACGACGCACTGATGAAACTCGTGCGTGATTACACGCGCGAGGCGGGCGTGCGCGGCCTGGAACGCGAGATCGGGCGCGTGGCGCGCAAGATCGTGACACGCATTGCTGAAGGCAGCGAGGATCACGCCGAGATCGACGCATCCGCGGTTTCCGAGCTGCTCGATCACCCGCGCTTCCACTATCAGAATGAGATCGCCGAGCGTACCAGCGAGACGCCGGGCGTGGCGGTCGGCCTGTCGGTGACGGCGGCGGGCGGTGACATCCTGTTCATTGAGGCGGCGCAGATGCCGGGTAGCAAGGGCTTCCAGTACACCGGCCAACTGGGGCAGGTGATGCAGGAAAGCGCGCGCGCCGCGTTCAGCTACGTGCGCAGCAAGGCGAAGGATCTCGGCCTGCCCGACGACTACTTCGAGCACCGCGACGTGCACCTGCACGTCCCGGCGGGCGCGATCCCGAAGGACGGCCCCTCGGCGGGCGTGACGATGGCGACGGCACTGGCGTCCCTGTTCACCGGGCGTCCCGTGCGCGGCAACGTGGCGATGACGGGCGAGATCACGCTGCGCGGACAGGTGATGCCGGTGGGCGGCATCAAAGATAAGGTGTTGGCGGCTCACCGTGCCGGACTTGACACAGTGATATTGCCAAGGCACAATGAAGTGGACCTTGACGATGTGCCCGAGGATGTGCGCCAATCGATGACGTTCATCCCGGTGGACAGCGTAGACAAGGCTCTCGACGCGGCGCTGGTTTCCCCCGATCAAGCCGTGCCGGATGCGCAGCCTGAAGCCGAGCATGAAGTGCCTGTTAGGGAGGTCTAG
- a CDS encoding response regulator yields the protein MPKILIVDDDRTTTKLLQTLLELDGFEVSMLSRGEKALEMAQEIKPDVFLVDYHLSDMEGIDLVAALRGSPLFATTPIVMASGLNVEESALGAGANVFLFKPFEPGKLADLFNELIG from the coding sequence TTGCCCAAAATTCTGATTGTCGATGATGACCGCACCACGACCAAGCTGCTGCAAACGTTGCTGGAATTGGACGGATTCGAGGTGTCGATGTTATCACGCGGCGAAAAGGCGCTTGAGATGGCTCAGGAGATAAAGCCCGACGTGTTCCTGGTAGACTATCACCTGTCGGACATGGAGGGTATTGACCTGGTGGCAGCGCTTCGCGGCAGCCCATTATTCGCAACGACGCCGATCGTCATGGCTTCGGGGCTGAACGTTGAAGAAAGCGCCCTGGGGGCAGGGGCGAACGTATTTCTGTTCAAACCATTTGAGCCGGGCAAGCTTGCCGATCTATTCAATGAGTTGATTGGGTAA